The proteins below are encoded in one region of Ostrea edulis chromosome 3, xbOstEdul1.1, whole genome shotgun sequence:
- the LOC125674750 gene encoding uncharacterized protein LOC125674750 isoform X1, giving the protein MSGKQVQKLEIYGLLNDVNFQRARFCAEDLAKKSPDVFKEAVVNGMLEFEWDLFIEAKMKELRGETWTFQEKAICFSNGMLIGGGGPDDFVIWAEDNFNFEEFRPLPLYETLMEEAYLTHLSSKNHDYVYMDVSIGDEPAGRLVIELFSDIVPRTCENFKSLCTGEKGKTEETDYTLHYLNTTFHRIVRNGWIQGGDIYHGRGNGGESIFGYVFEDENFAVSHSRRGMVGMANKGRHTNGSQFYITLQPTKWMDTKYVAFGQVIEGTQTLRKMEEQETMNDRPRKDIKITGCGALNFQF; this is encoded by the exons ATGTCGGGGAAACAGGTACAAAAGCTGGAAATTTATGGATTGCTGAACGACGTCAACTTCCAAAGGGCTAGATTTTGTGCAGAG gaTCTTGCAAAAAAGAGTCCAGATGTTTTCAAAGAGGCAGTTGTCAACGGAATGCTGGAATTTGAATGGGATCTATTCATTGAAGCTAAAATGAAA GAACTACGGGGAGAGACCTGGACTTTTCAGGAGAAGGCCATCTGTTTCAGTAATGGAATGCTCATCGGTGGTGGCGGACCAGACGATTTCGTGATCTGGGCTGAAGACAATTTTAACTTTGAAGAGTTCCGTCCCCTTCCTCTGTACGAAACTTTAATGGAGGAGGCCTATCTCACACATCTCAGCTCCAAAAAT CATGACTATGTTTATATGGATGTCTCCATTGGTGATGAGCCTGCTGGCAGACTAGTCATTGAG TTATTTTCTGACATTGTTCCGAGGACGTGCGAGAACTTCAAATCTCTGTGTACAGGAGAGAAGGGAAAAACAGAGGAGACCGATTACACACTGCACTACCTTAATACAACCTTCCACAGAATTGTCAGGAATGGGTGGATCCAAGGGGGTG ACATCTATCACGGAAGAGGAAATGGCGGGGAATCGATATTTGGATATGTGTTTGAAG ATGAAAACTTTGCTGTGTCCCACTCGCGCCGTGGTATGGTGGGGATGGCCAATAAGGGGCGCCACACAAACGGCTCCCAGTTCTACATCACCCTGCAGCCCACCAAATGGATGGACACCAAATACGTGGCCTTTGG acaggtgATTGAAGGGACTCAGACCCTGAGGAAAATGGAAGAACAGGAAACTATGAACGATAGACCGAGAAAGGACATCAAAATCACAGGCTGTGGGGCCCTCAATTTCCAGTTCTGA
- the LOC130052972 gene encoding uncharacterized PE-PGRS family protein PE_PGRS34-like, with translation MLCGDGGSVVMLCGDGGSVVMLCGDGGSVVMLCGDGGSVVMLCGDGGSVVMLCGDGGSVVMLCGDGGSVVMLCGDGGSVVMLCGDGGSVVMLCGDGGSVVMLCGDGGSVVMLCGDGGSVVMLCGDGGSVVMLCGDGGAVVMLCGDGGSVVTLCGDGGSVVMLCGNGGAVVMLCGNGGAVVMLCGDGGSVVMLCGDGGSVVTLCGDGGAVVMLCGDGGSVVMLCGDGGSVVTLCGDGGSVVMLCGNGGAVVMLCGDGGSVVMLCGDGGAVVMLCGDGGAVVMLCGDGGAVVMLCGDG, from the coding sequence ATGTTGTGTGGCGACGGTGGTTCTGTCGTCATGTTGTGTGGCGACGGTGGTTCTGTCGTCATGTTGTGTGGCGACGGTGGTTCTGTCGTCATGTTGTGTGGCGACGGTGGTTCTGTTGTCATGTTGTGTGGCGACGGTGGTTCTGTCGTCATGTTGTGTGGCGACGGTGGTTCTGTCGTCATGTTGTGTGGCGACGGTGGTTCTGTCGTCATGTTGTGTGGCGACGGTGGTTCTGTCGTCATGTTGTGTGGCGACGGTGGTTCTGTTGTCATGTTGTGTGGCGACGGTGGTTCTGTCGTCATGTTGTGTGGCGACGGTGGTTCTGTCGTCATGTTGTGTGGCGACGGTGGTTCTGTCGTCATGTTGTGTGGCGACGGTGGTTCTGTCGTCATGTTGTGTGGTGACGGTGGTGCTGTCGTCATGTTGTGTGGCGACGGTGGTTCTGTCGTCACGTTGTGTGGCGACGGTGGTTCTGTAGTCATGTTGTGTGGCAACGGTGGTGCTGTCGTCATGTTGTGTGGCAACGGTGGTGCTGTCGTCATGTTGTGTGGCGACGGTGGTTCTGTCGTCATGTTGTGTGGCGACGGTGGTTCTGTCGTCACGTTGTGTGGTGACGGTGGTGCTGTCGTCATGTTGTGTGGCGACGGTGGTTCTGTCGTCATGTTGTGTGGCGACGGTGGTTCTGTCGTCACGTTGTGTGGCGACGGTGGTTCTGTAGTCATGTTGTGTGGCAACGGTGGTGCTGTCGTCATGTTGTGTGGCGACGGTGGTTCTGTCGTCATGTTGTGTGGCGATGGTGGCGCTGTCGTCATGTTGTGTGGCGATGGTGGCGCTGTCGTCATGTTGTGTGGCGACGGTGGTGCTGTCGTCATGTTGTGTGGCGACGGTTGA